AAATCCCGGTCAGTGACCAGCCCAGGGGGCGTCCCGGGGACAGTCCCCCCTACCCTTTCCCTTATCATCCCCTTTACCCCTTACCATTACGCCCTTAAGAGCATATCCTTATGCCTGGCTATGGCTGCCCTTAAGAGCCTTTTCCCTGCCGCAATTAGGGCTATTCCTTAATCCACCTTCAAATCCGCCTCTCAGACCCTCCTTATGGTTATCTCCTAACTCCTATCCCGAACCCCCCACAAGACCCTCTTTAAGGCTACCCTCAGGGCTATCCCTGTCTCTGCCTTCATTACCATTAGCGGATGCCTCATTATAGATAGTAGGTTAGAGATTTTGATTAGGCAACACCGCAGGACAAAAGGTTTTGAGAGCTTTTGAGATATTAAATATGCCCAGCGGTTTATTCGGTCAATTCTTGCGGAGGGATGTTTTGGAGATATAATTTTGTGAATGAAAGGTGAGGTTATATGGGAATGACATTTGCTGAAAAGATATTTGCCCGGAAAACGGGCAGGCAGGCGGTTAAAGCCGGTGAGATTGTTTTCTGCAAGCCGGACCGAATCTTGATGCATGATAACGCTGCAGCAATTACCGATAAGGTGTTAAAGGATTTGACCGAGTTCGGGCTCGCCGACCCGGAACAGGTGGTTATTGTCCTTGACCATACGGTGCCTGCGGTTGATGAGAAGACCGCAACCGGACACAAGAGGATAAGGGAGTTTGTCCAGAAATATGGGATTAAGCGGTTCTTTGATATTGGGACTGGGGTTTGCCATCAGGTGATGGTGGAGAAGAGGCTGGTTCTGCCGGGGATGGTCGTGGTTGGTTCAGACTCGCACACCTGTTCTTATGGTGCGGTGAATGCCTTTGCCACCGGTATTGACCGGACCGAGGCGGCGGCTTTGCTTTTGACCGGTGAAACCTGGTTCAAGGTGCCGGAGTCAATCAGGATTTTTCTCAAGGGCAGGCTGCAGGAACTGGTCACCGCCAAGGATTTGATTCTGACCATTATCGGCAAGATTGGGGCGGACGGGGCTGACTACTGTTCGGTGGAGTTCTGGGGTGATGTTGGACATCTGACCCTTGACGACCGTTTCACGATTGCCAATATGGGGGTGGAGATGGGCGCAAAGAATGCGGTCTTTCCGGTTGATGAGATAACCAAGGGGTTTTTGGGTGCGATTGGTATTGAGCGGAAGGAGTGGCAGGATGTTTGGGCAGATGGTGATGCGGTCTACCGGCAGGAGTTGACATTTGAGATGGATAAGGTTGTGCCGGTGGTGGCAACACCGCACAAGGTGGATAACTGCAAGCCGGCAGGTGAGTTGAAGGATGTTGAGGTGCAGCAGTGCCTTATCGGCACCTGCACCAATGGCAGGGCATCGGACTTTGGTCTGGCAGCAGAGATAATTGGTAAGAGAAAGGTTTCACCCAAGACCAGGCTTTTGCTCCTGCCGGCTTCAAAGAGCGAACTGGAAAAGGCGCTGGATGCGGGAGATATTCAGACACTGGTTGAGGCTGGAGGGGTGCTTTTGCCACCAGGGTGCGGACCCTGTCTTGGTGCCCATCAGGGGGTTCTGGCACCGGGTGAGCGTTGCATCTCAACCGCCAATCGTAATTTTCGGGGCCGGATGGGCTGCAGGGATGCAGAGATTTATCTTGCCAGCCCGGCAACGGTGGCGGCAAGCGCCCTGACCGGGAGGATAACCGACCCGCGGGAGGTGATGTAAGATGAGGGTTTGGTTTTATGGTGATGACATTAATACCGATATGCTGTTTCCGGGTAAATACACCTACACCTGTTCCAAACCAGAGGAGATTAAGCCCCACCTCTTGGAGGACCTTGACCCGGAGTTTGCGAAAGCGGTTCAGCCCGGAGACATTATCATTGCGGGCAGAAACTTTGGCTGCGGCTCTTCCCGGGAGCAGCCGGTTGTTGGTCTGAAGGCGGTGGGTGTGGCGGCGGTGATTGCCAAGAGTTTCGCTCGGATTTTCTATCGGGCAGGGATAAATCAGGGACTATTACTGATTGAGGCACCGGATGCGGTTGAATTTTATCAGCCGGGGATGGCGGTGGAACTGGATGCGGCAGCGGGGATTATCAGGATTGGTGAGAGGGAGTTTTCCTTTCCCAAGCCGCCTCCGGAGATTTTAGGGATTGTTGAGGCAGGGGGGCTCTTAGAGTTTACGCGCAAAAGGTTGCGGGAAAGGGCGGTTAAAAGATGACAGGGATTGGTGCTGCCGGTCGCAAGGGAGAAGAGGTGCGTTC
This genomic window from candidate division WOR-3 bacterium contains:
- a CDS encoding 3-isopropylmalate dehydratase; its protein translation is MRVWFYGDDINTDMLFPGKYTYTCSKPEEIKPHLLEDLDPEFAKAVQPGDIIIAGRNFGCGSSREQPVVGLKAVGVAAVIAKSFARIFYRAGINQGLLLIEAPDAVEFYQPGMAVELDAAAGIIRIGEREFSFPKPPPEILGIVEAGGLLEFTRKRLRERAVKR
- a CDS encoding 3-isopropylmalate dehydratase large subunit, with the translated sequence MGMTFAEKIFARKTGRQAVKAGEIVFCKPDRILMHDNAAAITDKVLKDLTEFGLADPEQVVIVLDHTVPAVDEKTATGHKRIREFVQKYGIKRFFDIGTGVCHQVMVEKRLVLPGMVVVGSDSHTCSYGAVNAFATGIDRTEAAALLLTGETWFKVPESIRIFLKGRLQELVTAKDLILTIIGKIGADGADYCSVEFWGDVGHLTLDDRFTIANMGVEMGAKNAVFPVDEITKGFLGAIGIERKEWQDVWADGDAVYRQELTFEMDKVVPVVATPHKVDNCKPAGELKDVEVQQCLIGTCTNGRASDFGLAAEIIGKRKVSPKTRLLLLPASKSELEKALDAGDIQTLVEAGGVLLPPGCGPCLGAHQGVLAPGERCISTANRNFRGRMGCRDAEIYLASPATVAASALTGRITDPREVM